A stretch of Methanosphaerula palustris E1-9c DNA encodes these proteins:
- the cas6 gene encoding CRISPR system precrRNA processing endoribonuclease RAMP protein Cas6 — translation MRRLDLILVADEPFEIPLHEGYQLYSALLGLMKGSSPNVSQRVHDSPISSFSLGGFKGPFQQTDSANRKRVIPNQPYHLRIGITDPRDEEILHHLAMPFILGHRVLSLDQGDFNVVHIEDQSVSIDDWVHQNRNYTRPLLEFNFETVTCIQYRNSTVTEMYPNRIAVFNSILSKWNRVFPNENRLDASRDDFGRYLVERPNFFNLATYSVLTNTVTDQKKRLNKPIFKQGFVGPCRYSFTTNTPEWFRTTILLLSRFAEYSGVGSGVARGYGQVKVTVQGGANEE, via the coding sequence ATGCGCAGGCTTGATCTCATACTCGTGGCAGACGAGCCCTTTGAGATCCCTCTTCATGAAGGGTATCAACTCTACTCAGCCCTCCTGGGACTCATGAAGGGATCGTCTCCGAACGTCAGTCAGCGGGTTCATGACTCGCCCATCTCATCCTTCTCGCTTGGAGGATTCAAAGGTCCCTTTCAACAGACTGACAGCGCGAACCGCAAACGTGTGATTCCCAACCAACCCTACCACCTCCGGATCGGCATTACAGACCCGCGCGACGAAGAGATCCTTCATCATCTGGCAATGCCGTTCATCCTGGGACACAGGGTGCTTTCTCTCGACCAGGGCGATTTCAATGTCGTGCATATCGAAGATCAGAGCGTCTCGATCGACGACTGGGTGCATCAGAATCGGAATTATACCCGACCCCTGCTCGAGTTCAACTTTGAAACCGTGACCTGCATCCAGTACCGGAACAGCACGGTAACTGAGATGTATCCGAATCGAATCGCAGTCTTCAACTCCATCCTCTCAAAGTGGAATCGAGTTTTCCCCAACGAGAATCGACTGGATGCCAGCCGTGATGACTTCGGCAGATATCTGGTGGAACGGCCGAACTTCTTCAACCTCGCCACCTACAGCGTACTGACGAACACAGTCACAGATCAGAAAAAAAGGCTAAATAAACCCATATTTAAGCAGGGCTTCGTCGGTCCGTGCCGGTATTCCTTCACCACAAACACCCCAGAGTGGTTCAGAACCACCATTCTCCTCCTCTCCCGCTTTGCCGAGTATTCAGGCGTCGGTTCGGGTGTGGCCCGGGGATATGGACAGGTGAAGGTCACGGTCCAGGGTGGTGCCAATGAGGAGTGA
- the cas10d gene encoding type I-D CRISPR-associated protein Cas10d/Csc3, translated as MRSDGSTSMQEQVETLQRTTGRRIPSYRALTDYFTMVDLAIAASPYALLPAKNVEFGRVDQPMLNHIRNGVCAMVELNEVLLTLKSSAALSEAGVREAVALFAVHNLHQCIDRDRKEQTNTPAAFVETIADEFGLAAYAPTLTPADYRAVSVALQSARGDPAGMSRKGADLLRWLKFAETLAGQMSSSVTTSMRTALEAIDPGLAFSYHRFQEPIGILTNLVHTGVSAWMGQKGVYPLLVFETGVLYIGPHDVEPGALDLEAVMQIYREFEHVLNSCHAAISDPREFSRSISVQGTKGLYSAEDASFFYSGIPTVIKGFMAAAVLREEAKNRTIEIDLVEPSLLVKKANLEMQHPPATVIDILRAFVTRVVIDGQAREPGDIRIVCRPHSVDQKKYVLLPESVLIDGRPVEGTQFSIEGTGLLPSQVGYRHHLKEDFGIDIGWEAGVISYARAVAGLRRAIIVPLAAVGALSTTDPVLETCRLFQIDEDLARRMAEYARDHRGNDHHTVGGYWNYGYAIARALLDHEVNGVRFRDLTPDRKIEYLESLTDAFLSGISTEALDSFRSKLLYPYQEKLLVWFSENLNLNGSIAYGIFENKISKFGAYCRGRGICRLTGDAPFDNEEKVPSRDASMLGFSFSNRGLIGGAEPKLSVSVPVEVELGLREIGHQIRKGSDKLYFRLIPDSFHTPLMTRILSDLLSRFNTGALTNVRALALRVLDGTALDPAALAQEFFAESGGRSLFRYTATGFTGCNSTLYATYDLVFKKVKENETEFWFFGAYLGMLLAAATGCRVVVGDNPICMTSGNQFCGMVHLEALPAAVKHLFGDTIRLSTLPLVLRRASLLVVLGYEYRPYNRIEDRYFSKHLQTIRNRACPGSTLLKQLWRMNSRKDAKKRVQSRPTLLLEWALELDWIAGDQMTIQTLHELALLGMDVAVPKGYEPYKLEHLFREAVRAILTRGTQQYQREDYVDAVMGRLLKMMKRAGEHQFYGLNGQSHSESTLRFAEAFVDHVFYGLFDGNPGKLKRAENDLADGYYAATLQLRNQMYAGKKTGLSVESSNAGNQTASEGGY; from the coding sequence ATGAGGAGTGACGGGAGTACCTCCATGCAGGAGCAGGTGGAGACACTCCAGAGGACAACCGGGCGTAGGATCCCCTCGTACCGAGCGTTGACGGATTATTTCACGATGGTCGACCTGGCGATTGCTGCTTCCCCGTACGCTCTTCTCCCTGCGAAGAACGTGGAATTCGGGAGAGTCGATCAACCGATGCTGAATCACATCCGCAACGGTGTCTGTGCTATGGTCGAACTGAACGAAGTACTTCTTACCCTCAAATCCTCTGCAGCCCTCTCTGAGGCCGGGGTGCGAGAGGCGGTCGCCCTCTTTGCGGTCCATAATCTCCACCAGTGCATCGATCGGGACCGGAAGGAGCAGACCAATACCCCGGCTGCGTTTGTAGAGACGATCGCGGATGAGTTCGGGCTCGCTGCGTATGCTCCCACCCTGACCCCTGCAGATTATCGAGCCGTCTCTGTCGCGCTCCAAAGCGCTCGAGGCGATCCTGCCGGGATGTCGCGAAAGGGTGCTGACCTTCTCCGATGGCTCAAATTCGCGGAGACCCTGGCCGGCCAGATGAGTTCCTCGGTCACCACCTCGATGCGCACGGCGCTTGAGGCGATAGATCCCGGACTGGCCTTCTCGTATCACCGGTTCCAGGAGCCGATCGGGATCCTCACGAACCTGGTGCACACGGGAGTGTCTGCATGGATGGGGCAGAAGGGGGTATATCCCCTCCTCGTCTTCGAGACCGGCGTGCTTTACATCGGCCCCCATGATGTCGAGCCCGGTGCCCTGGACTTGGAGGCGGTGATGCAGATCTATCGCGAGTTCGAGCATGTGCTCAACTCCTGCCATGCTGCAATCTCTGATCCCAGGGAATTCTCCAGGAGTATCTCCGTTCAGGGTACCAAGGGACTCTACTCGGCGGAAGATGCCTCCTTCTTCTACTCGGGGATTCCGACGGTGATCAAGGGGTTCATGGCCGCGGCTGTACTGCGGGAAGAGGCGAAGAACAGGACGATCGAGATCGATCTGGTGGAACCCTCCCTCCTTGTCAAGAAAGCGAACCTCGAGATGCAGCATCCGCCGGCAACGGTCATCGACATCCTCAGAGCCTTCGTCACCAGGGTTGTGATCGACGGCCAGGCCAGAGAACCTGGCGACATCCGGATCGTGTGTCGACCGCACTCTGTGGATCAGAAGAAGTACGTGCTCCTTCCCGAATCGGTGCTGATCGATGGCCGTCCTGTCGAGGGAACGCAGTTCTCGATCGAAGGTACCGGTCTCCTGCCAAGCCAGGTGGGATATCGGCATCACCTCAAGGAGGACTTTGGGATCGATATCGGATGGGAGGCCGGCGTCATCTCCTATGCCCGGGCTGTCGCAGGGCTGCGAAGAGCGATCATCGTTCCGCTTGCAGCGGTCGGAGCGCTCTCCACGACCGACCCGGTCCTCGAGACCTGCCGGCTCTTCCAGATCGACGAGGATCTGGCCAGGCGTATGGCGGAGTACGCTCGCGACCACCGGGGCAACGACCATCATACCGTCGGGGGGTACTGGAACTACGGGTACGCCATAGCCCGTGCCCTGCTGGATCATGAGGTTAACGGCGTTCGTTTCAGGGACCTGACGCCCGACCGGAAGATTGAGTATCTGGAATCCCTGACCGATGCATTTCTCTCGGGGATCTCGACAGAAGCACTGGACTCCTTCAGGTCAAAACTTCTCTATCCCTACCAGGAGAAACTCCTCGTCTGGTTCTCTGAGAACCTGAACCTGAACGGTTCGATAGCCTATGGGATCTTCGAGAATAAGATCTCGAAATTCGGTGCGTACTGCCGTGGCAGGGGGATCTGCCGACTGACCGGGGACGCTCCCTTCGACAATGAGGAGAAGGTTCCCTCGAGGGATGCCTCCATGCTCGGCTTCTCGTTCTCGAACAGGGGTTTGATCGGGGGAGCCGAGCCTAAACTCTCCGTATCAGTGCCGGTCGAGGTCGAACTGGGTCTGCGCGAGATCGGCCACCAGATCAGGAAAGGATCGGACAAACTCTACTTTCGGCTGATCCCGGACTCCTTTCACACGCCCCTCATGACGCGGATCCTCTCGGACCTGCTCAGCCGGTTTAATACGGGGGCTCTGACGAATGTCCGGGCCCTGGCCCTGCGGGTGCTGGACGGTACTGCGCTCGACCCCGCTGCACTGGCACAGGAGTTCTTCGCTGAGAGCGGCGGCCGGTCTCTCTTCAGGTATACGGCCACCGGATTCACTGGCTGCAATTCCACCCTTTACGCAACGTACGATCTGGTCTTCAAGAAGGTGAAAGAGAACGAGACCGAGTTCTGGTTCTTCGGTGCGTACCTGGGTATGCTGCTCGCGGCCGCCACAGGGTGCCGGGTGGTGGTGGGTGACAACCCGATCTGCATGACGAGCGGCAACCAGTTCTGCGGGATGGTCCATCTCGAGGCGCTTCCTGCTGCGGTCAAGCATCTCTTTGGGGATACCATTCGGCTCTCCACGCTCCCTCTTGTTCTCAGGAGAGCTTCGCTCCTCGTGGTGCTCGGGTATGAGTACAGACCATATAACAGAATCGAGGATAGGTACTTTTCGAAACATCTGCAGACGATTCGAAATCGGGCTTGTCCCGGGAGTACCCTTCTCAAGCAACTCTGGAGGATGAATTCGCGGAAGGATGCGAAGAAGAGGGTGCAGAGCCGGCCGACCCTGCTCCTCGAGTGGGCACTCGAACTTGATTGGATCGCAGGTGATCAGATGACAATCCAGACACTTCATGAACTGGCTCTTCTTGGGATGGACGTTGCCGTCCCGAAGGGATATGAACCGTATAAACTCGAACACCTCTTCCGGGAGGCGGTCAGGGCCATCCTCACACGGGGAACTCAGCAGTATCAACGCGAAGACTACGTCGACGCGGTGATGGGCCGATTGTTGAAGATGATGAAGCGGGCCGGGGAGCATCAGTTCTACGGTCTCAATGGACAATCTCATTCAGAATCGACATTGAGGTTTGCCGAGGCCTTCGTCGACCATGTCTTCTACGGGCTCTTCGATGGCAATCCAGGAAAGTTGAAACGGGCAGAGAACGACCTCGCCGACGGGTATTATGCGGCCACGCTTCAACTGCGCAATCAGATGTACGCCGGGAAGAAGACGGGCCTGTCGGTCGAATCATCCAACGCGGGGAACCAGACCGCATCTGAGGGTGGATATTGA
- the cas7d gene encoding type I-D CRISPR-associated protein Cas7/Csc2: MNDDVIERFREAIRNYTLEKPEKKPKGRYVTILILRELLSAARFTTDGVEANSAIIRVGEADKIVGKLFGRKQVASDRRMAKAIQRDLIDEEMKEINRNWDGCSMEVTKMCQQCPECALFGSAASEGGVSITSRVMYDEAYTIRDLNAVVEEFFQNAPGDAYVRKPTPGIREPDFFKEGVLFPCVITLKDVTPEEVLFFLNITDRNARYGATGTRFGKTRNHILGVYAGKREGPSSLEVTRAIIFALAGGLDSASIRTVMTADTLDLEAVKAAAIHGFEERAARYRITFPAAFDEAGTAEILGEIQDDTSFKAILEAQIKNLHGFTTV, translated from the coding sequence ATGAACGACGACGTGATTGAACGGTTCAGGGAAGCGATCAGGAATTATACCCTCGAAAAACCCGAGAAGAAGCCGAAAGGCCGATATGTAACCATTCTGATTCTCCGCGAGTTGCTCTCGGCGGCCCGATTCACGACAGATGGCGTGGAGGCGAACTCTGCGATCATCCGGGTGGGGGAGGCTGATAAGATCGTGGGCAAGCTCTTCGGTCGCAAACAGGTGGCGAGCGATCGCCGGATGGCGAAGGCAATTCAGCGGGATCTGATCGATGAAGAGATGAAAGAGATCAACCGGAACTGGGACGGGTGCTCGATGGAGGTCACGAAGATGTGTCAGCAGTGCCCGGAGTGTGCTCTCTTTGGAAGCGCTGCATCCGAGGGGGGAGTCAGCATCACCTCGCGGGTGATGTACGACGAGGCGTATACCATCCGGGACCTGAACGCCGTGGTCGAAGAGTTCTTCCAGAACGCACCCGGGGACGCCTATGTCAGGAAGCCGACCCCCGGGATCCGCGAGCCGGACTTCTTCAAAGAGGGCGTGCTCTTCCCCTGTGTGATCACACTCAAGGACGTCACCCCTGAGGAGGTTCTCTTCTTCTTGAACATCACTGATCGGAATGCACGGTATGGTGCAACCGGGACCCGATTCGGGAAGACCAGGAATCATATCCTCGGGGTCTATGCCGGCAAGCGTGAGGGACCCTCGAGCCTGGAAGTGACCCGTGCGATCATCTTCGCCCTGGCTGGAGGACTGGATTCGGCGTCGATCAGAACGGTGATGACTGCCGATACTCTCGACCTTGAAGCGGTCAAAGCGGCAGCCATTCATGGGTTTGAAGAACGTGCCGCTCGGTACAGGATCACCTTCCCTGCGGCATTCGATGAGGCCGGAACGGCTGAAATTCTTGGGGAGATCCAGGATGACACCTCTTTCAAGGCCATACTCGAGGCCCAGATTAAGAATTTACACGGATTCACTACGGTATGA
- the cas5d gene encoding type I-D CRISPR-associated protein Cas5/Csc1, whose translation MQTIHAGVKMRNLRGLRVYEGVLELMGELFFATLEPGNRYVTKPLILNTALYYALGYAQGLYVNRTAGRSKRQRPTYREDTAALADRVYVSVARPITPLRLTTENANACGDDYVQPNHPKKQINSPTGKMGTRTQIQPGARFRFFVMSFDGSEPGLPAYIRIGKKRTKALIEWTALSVQQKTGLFMMNHPVLVDDLARMPVGDLRFSRMIPFDVIEQGCFEGPFCSFVCSNGDPIKFPTDLRFLQRGRV comes from the coding sequence ATGCAGACGATCCATGCAGGCGTGAAGATGAGGAACCTGAGGGGGTTACGGGTTTACGAAGGGGTACTCGAACTCATGGGAGAACTCTTCTTTGCCACCCTCGAACCTGGAAACCGGTACGTGACGAAACCGCTGATCCTGAACACGGCACTCTATTATGCCCTGGGATACGCACAGGGTCTGTACGTGAACCGGACTGCGGGCCGGTCGAAGCGACAGCGACCGACCTATCGTGAGGATACGGCAGCACTGGCAGACCGGGTCTATGTTTCGGTGGCACGGCCGATCACTCCACTTCGTCTGACAACAGAGAATGCAAACGCCTGTGGCGACGACTACGTGCAGCCGAACCACCCAAAGAAACAGATAAACTCGCCGACAGGAAAGATGGGGACTCGAACACAGATTCAACCCGGAGCCCGGTTCCGCTTCTTCGTCATGTCGTTCGACGGGAGTGAGCCCGGTCTCCCGGCGTACATCCGCATCGGGAAGAAGCGGACCAAGGCTCTGATCGAGTGGACAGCGCTTTCGGTGCAGCAGAAGACGGGTTTGTTCATGATGAACCATCCGGTGCTCGTCGACGACCTTGCCCGGATGCCGGTTGGGGATCTCCGGTTCTCTCGAATGATTCCCTTCGATGTGATCGAGCAGGGGTGCTTTGAGGGTCCATTCTGTTCCTTCGTCTGTTCCAATGGGGATCCGATTAAATTCCCGACTGATCTCCGGTTTTTGCAGCGGGGGCGGGTGTGA
- a CDS encoding right-handed parallel beta-helix repeat-containing protein, which produces MRILQPALPVGFPIREVERMRGKWGIEVIIGALLVLCLIQSVAATATVVVAAADASQTSKETAQVFCDGVDDQIEINNAFNMLPAEGGIVQLTEGTFHSSGWIYPTANSQFLGAGEDKTTIDVYNAVDPYQPIHIYQDNVLVKGFTLRGEGFFLIRTNHVTLQDITATSIGANGIRYPSGGNGMFFIWVDNDHTGEITFQNCKAIDCNTHGFNMNANRSTMQDGTRVGSGSYAISNLKFINCQAVRCGFGVPDGSSSEFATGFDIQEDNDLQNVEMDNCLAEDNWENGFHFEPGYLNTKNVVLNNCVSRNNGQRNPAQAPYHDVFVSGYYIHRNAILNNCISVNNKNAGFFVHDGLNTTFNNCVDQGSTYGFKIVKGCADITLNNCQARNDKGWALWSAFTKNLQVKNFFQANAAGESGYQDNLGYYYSQPQYELPVEGSSFDITAYGSSLPIINKDGSGNTYSLKTASADQLPTMPADIIAATVPPVYVTGSVVAVSTTPVTIVATTTPVATATPVVTQVSTSSDPWSSIGKGTGFSSGGFGTFGGASAFQSGGLNKLQVTTSTSSFRATAIGSSWGGFGGRSYAF; this is translated from the coding sequence ATGAGGATCCTACAGCCGGCCTTGCCGGTCGGGTTTCCAATCAGAGAGGTGGAGAGGATGAGAGGTAAATGGGGAATAGAGGTGATCATCGGGGCGCTGCTGGTGCTCTGTCTGATCCAGAGTGTAGCAGCGACCGCCACGGTCGTCGTCGCAGCGGCTGATGCCAGTCAGACCTCGAAGGAGACCGCACAGGTCTTCTGCGATGGTGTCGATGACCAGATCGAGATCAACAATGCCTTCAACATGCTCCCAGCAGAGGGTGGGATCGTGCAACTGACCGAGGGGACCTTCCACAGTTCTGGCTGGATCTATCCGACGGCGAACTCGCAGTTCCTGGGGGCCGGCGAGGATAAAACGACGATCGATGTCTACAACGCGGTCGACCCCTATCAGCCGATCCATATCTACCAGGACAACGTGCTGGTGAAGGGGTTCACCCTCCGCGGCGAGGGGTTTTTTCTGATCCGAACTAACCACGTCACCCTCCAGGACATCACAGCCACCTCGATCGGAGCTAACGGCATACGATACCCCTCAGGTGGCAACGGGATGTTCTTCATCTGGGTGGACAACGACCACACCGGGGAGATCACCTTCCAGAACTGCAAGGCGATCGACTGCAACACCCACGGCTTCAACATGAACGCCAACCGGTCCACAATGCAGGACGGGACCAGAGTCGGTTCAGGCAGTTATGCGATCAGCAACCTGAAGTTCATCAACTGTCAGGCGGTCAGGTGCGGGTTTGGGGTCCCTGACGGCTCGAGCTCGGAGTTCGCGACCGGGTTCGACATCCAGGAGGACAACGACCTGCAGAACGTCGAGATGGACAACTGCCTCGCCGAGGACAACTGGGAGAACGGGTTCCACTTCGAGCCGGGGTATCTGAACACCAAGAACGTCGTCCTCAACAACTGCGTCAGCAGGAACAACGGACAGCGCAACCCGGCCCAGGCGCCCTATCATGATGTCTTCGTCTCAGGCTACTACATACACCGGAATGCGATCCTCAACAACTGCATCTCGGTCAACAACAAGAACGCCGGGTTCTTCGTCCACGACGGGTTGAACACGACCTTCAACAACTGCGTCGACCAGGGCTCGACCTACGGGTTCAAGATCGTCAAGGGATGCGCCGATATCACCCTGAACAACTGCCAGGCACGGAACGACAAGGGATGGGCTCTGTGGTCTGCGTTCACCAAGAACCTCCAGGTGAAGAACTTCTTCCAAGCGAACGCCGCCGGAGAGAGCGGGTACCAGGACAATCTCGGTTACTACTACAGCCAGCCGCAGTACGAACTGCCGGTCGAGGGCTCCTCGTTTGACATCACGGCCTACGGTTCATCCCTACCGATCATCAACAAGGACGGCAGCGGCAACACCTACTCGCTGAAGACGGCATCCGCTGACCAGCTACCGACGATGCCAGCTGATATCATCGCGGCCACGGTCCCGCCGGTCTATGTGACCGGCTCGGTGGTGGCGGTCAGCACCACCCCGGTGACGATCGTCGCAACCACAACACCGGTGGCGACCGCGACTCCAGTCGTGACTCAGGTCTCGACGAGCAGTGATCCCTGGAGTTCAATTGGAAAAGGGACCGGGTTCTCCTCCGGTGGGTTTGGAACCTTTGGGGGTGCATCTGCATTCCAGAGTGGAGGGCTGAACAAACTGCAGGTGACGACGTCGACCTCCTCATTCAGGGCCACGGCGATCGGCTCATCCTGGGGCGGCTTCGGTGGCCGATCCTACGCTTTTTAA
- a CDS encoding right-handed parallel beta-helix repeat-containing protein: protein MKGKIGIQMIIGALLLLCLIQTVAATTTIVVAAADASPASKAAAQIVCPGTNDQAWINEAFNRLPAEGGIVQLTEGTFHSSGWIYPSQNSQFLGSGEDKTTIDVYNATDAYQPIHVQQDNVLIKGFTLRGEGFFLIRTNHVTLQDITATSIGADGVRKPSGGNGMFFIWVDNNYTGDITFQNCKAIDCNTHGFNMNANRDTGINSTGTRTGTNSYAISNLKFVNCQAIRCGYGVADGSSSEFATGFDIQEDNDLQNVEMDNCLAEDNWENGFHFEPGYLGTKNVVLNNCVSRNNGQRNPAVEPFNDVFVSGYYIHRNAILNNCVAINNKNAGFFTHDGSNTTFNNCVDIGSTYGFKIVKGSSDITLNNCQGRNEKAWAFWTAFSDKVTVKNFFQANAGGKSGYQDNIGFYYGSPKYEFSTTNSNFDITAFGSSLPIINEAGNGNTYSLKTASADQVPTVTDITAATVPAVYVTGYSATTQGATQVSQVVAVATTVAPAATQTTTTTSDGWSGFGKSFGSTSSGFGSFGSSSSFQSGGNALGVAVSSSQSIAASIGSTWGGFTGRTFGF, encoded by the coding sequence ATGAAAGGTAAGATTGGGATACAGATGATCATCGGGGCACTGTTGTTGCTCTGTCTGATCCAGACAGTGGCCGCAACCACGACGATCGTCGTGGCAGCAGCAGATGCAAGCCCGGCCTCCAAGGCAGCCGCCCAGATCGTCTGTCCGGGCACGAATGATCAGGCATGGATCAATGAAGCGTTCAACCGGCTCCCGGCGGAGGGTGGAATTGTGCAGCTGACGGAGGGAACCTTCCACAGTTCTGGCTGGATCTATCCAAGTCAAAACTCGCAGTTTTTGGGTTCAGGCGAGGACAAGACGACCATCGATGTCTATAATGCGACCGATGCCTACCAGCCGATCCATGTGCAGCAGGACAACGTGCTGATCAAGGGGTTCACCCTCCGTGGTGAGGGGTTCTTCTTGATCAGGACCAACCATGTCACCCTCCAGGACATCACAGCCACCTCCATCGGGGCTGACGGCGTTCGTAAACCATCCGGCGGCAACGGGATGTTCTTCATCTGGGTGGATAACAATTATACCGGGGATATCACCTTCCAGAACTGCAAGGCGATCGACTGCAACACCCACGGCTTCAACATGAACGCCAACCGGGATACGGGTATCAATTCGACCGGGACCAGGACCGGAACCAACAGTTATGCAATCAGCAACCTGAAGTTCGTCAACTGCCAGGCGATCCGGTGCGGGTACGGTGTTGCTGACGGATCCAGTTCGGAGTTCGCAACCGGGTTCGATATCCAGGAGGACAACGACCTGCAGAACGTCGAGATGGATAACTGCCTCGCCGAGGACAACTGGGAGAACGGGTTCCACTTCGAGCCCGGCTACCTGGGGACCAAGAACGTCGTCCTCAACAACTGCGTCAGCAGGAACAACGGGCAGCGCAACCCGGCTGTGGAACCCTTCAACGATGTCTTCGTATCAGGGTATTACATCCACCGGAATGCGATCCTGAACAACTGCGTGGCGATCAACAACAAGAACGCAGGGTTCTTCACCCACGACGGTTCCAACACGACCTTCAACAACTGCGTCGACATCGGGTCGACGTACGGGTTCAAGATCGTCAAGGGGAGTTCAGATATCACCCTGAACAACTGCCAGGGACGGAACGAAAAGGCGTGGGCATTCTGGACTGCATTCTCAGACAAGGTTACGGTCAAGAACTTCTTCCAGGCCAATGCCGGCGGTAAGAGCGGATACCAGGACAACATTGGGTTCTACTATGGCAGCCCAAAGTATGAGTTCTCGACCACGAATTCGAACTTTGACATCACCGCCTTCGGTTCATCTCTGCCGATCATCAACGAGGCCGGCAATGGCAACACCTACTCGCTGAAAACAGCATCCGCTGACCAGGTGCCGACCGTGACTGATATCACAGCGGCCACGGTGCCAGCGGTCTATGTGACCGGGTACTCGGCGACCACGCAGGGTGCCACCCAGGTATCGCAGGTTGTAGCAGTGGCGACCACTGTGGCACCGGCAGCGACCCAGACAACCACGACGACCTCTGACGGCTGGAGTGGATTCGGGAAGTCGTTCGGCTCCACGTCAAGCGGTTTCGGGTCCTTCGGCAGTTCCTCGTCCTTCCAGAGTGGAGGGAATGCACTCGGGGTCGCGGTGTCATCCTCCCAGTCCATTGCCGCTTCGATCGGCTCGACGTGGGGCGGCTTCACTGGCAGAACCTTCGGGTTCTAA
- a CDS encoding acyltransferase, which produces MYDAIYEIKYRARRLIDTHPLLYRMLEKSWYVAYWSMIFGANMTGKIPIHHLRDFLYRTVFHIRLPKSSTIYGGSTFFSPWKMRVGEHSILGDHGFFDAREKILIGKNVNIGKEIRIYTLEHDILSPTFGEKGGPVTIGDWAYIGSRVTILPEVTIGEGAVVASGAVVTRDVPPWVMVGGVPARYLRDRPKVDYTLGEFAKILFQ; this is translated from the coding sequence GTGTATGACGCCATCTATGAGATCAAATATCGGGCGCGACGCCTGATCGATACTCATCCGCTGCTCTACCGGATGCTTGAGAAGAGCTGGTATGTGGCTTACTGGTCGATGATATTTGGCGCCAACATGACCGGCAAGATCCCGATTCATCATCTGCGGGACTTTCTCTACCGGACTGTCTTTCATATCCGGCTCCCGAAGTCTTCGACGATCTATGGTGGCAGCACCTTCTTCTCGCCCTGGAAGATGCGGGTTGGCGAACACTCGATCCTCGGGGACCATGGATTCTTCGATGCCCGCGAGAAGATCCTGATCGGGAAAAATGTGAACATCGGAAAAGAGATCCGGATCTACACCCTTGAGCATGACATCCTCTCTCCAACCTTTGGGGAGAAGGGCGGACCGGTGACGATCGGTGACTGGGCGTACATCGGTTCCCGGGTGACGATCCTCCCGGAGGTCACCATCGGGGAAGGTGCGGTCGTCGCCTCGGGTGCAGTCGTGACCAGGGATGTCCCCCCCTGGGTGATGGTCGGCGGTGTGCCGGCCCGGTACCTTCGGGACCGGCCCAAGGTCGATTACACTCTCGGTGAGTTCGCCAAGATTCTCTTCCAGTGA
- a CDS encoding YHS domain-containing protein: MAIDPICKMTVDEKTAKFTSEYNGKTYYFCAPGCKKTFEKDPARYADTV; encoded by the coding sequence ATGGCGATCGATCCGATCTGTAAAATGACGGTGGATGAGAAGACAGCGAAATTCACCAGCGAGTACAACGGGAAGACCTACTACTTCTGTGCGCCCGGGTGCAAGAAGACCTTTGAGAAGGACCCGGCCCGGTACGCAGATACGGTATGA